A region of Microbacterium suwonense DNA encodes the following proteins:
- the rlmB gene encoding 23S rRNA (guanosine(2251)-2'-O)-methyltransferase RlmB, translating to MAKPGRPGAGNSKKKGATKGTGGHSRKALEGRGPTPKAEDRSWHVAGKRKAAQERYAAAGGKGKTGAQRPQSNMNRTSRAKSADDTETVTGRNSVLEALRTKIPATAFYLAQRVEMDDRVREMLSIARHREIPVLEVTRQELDRMAGFDGVHQGVGLKVPPYEYAHPQDLLEQVIDRGETPLFVALDGITDPRNLGAIIRSTAAFGGHGIILPQRRSASVNSAAWKTSAGAAARLPVALASNLTALLKEFKKQGVFVLGMDGGGDVMLPKLELADRPIVIVIGSEGKGLSRLVAENCDQIVSIPISAATESLNAGIAASVALYQVATMRAAE from the coding sequence ATGGCTAAGCCTGGCCGCCCCGGAGCGGGCAACAGCAAGAAGAAGGGCGCCACCAAGGGCACCGGCGGTCACAGCCGCAAGGCACTGGAAGGCCGCGGTCCCACGCCGAAGGCGGAGGACCGGAGCTGGCACGTGGCGGGCAAGCGCAAGGCCGCTCAGGAGCGCTATGCAGCCGCTGGCGGCAAGGGCAAGACGGGGGCTCAGCGGCCGCAGTCGAACATGAACCGCACCAGTCGCGCGAAGTCGGCGGACGACACCGAGACCGTCACCGGTCGCAACTCGGTGCTCGAGGCTCTGCGCACGAAGATCCCGGCGACCGCGTTCTACCTCGCGCAGCGCGTCGAGATGGATGACCGCGTGCGCGAGATGCTCTCGATCGCCCGACACCGCGAGATCCCGGTGCTCGAGGTCACCCGCCAGGAGCTCGACCGGATGGCCGGGTTCGACGGAGTGCATCAGGGCGTGGGGCTGAAGGTGCCGCCGTACGAGTACGCGCACCCGCAGGACCTGCTCGAACAGGTCATCGACCGCGGTGAGACTCCGCTGTTCGTGGCGCTCGACGGCATCACCGACCCGCGCAACCTGGGAGCGATCATCCGCTCGACGGCCGCTTTCGGCGGGCACGGCATCATCCTCCCGCAGCGCCGCTCGGCGAGCGTCAACTCGGCCGCCTGGAAGACCAGCGCCGGCGCCGCCGCGCGCCTGCCCGTCGCGCTCGCCTCGAACCTCACCGCGCTGCTGAAGGAGTTCAAGAAGCAGGGCGTGTTCGTGCTGGGCATGGACGGCGGCGGCGATGTGATGCTGCCGAAGCTCGAGCTGGCGGATCGGCCGATCGTGATCGTCATCGGCTCGGAGGGCAAGGGTCTCTCGCGTCTGGTCGCCGAGAACTGCGATCAGATCGTGTCCATCCCGATCTCGGCGGCGACCGAGTCCTTGAACGCGGGCATCGCGGCATCCGTCGCGCTGTACCAGGTCGCGACCATGCGCGCGGCGGAATAA
- a CDS encoding NAD(P)-dependent oxidoreductase has product MSRIVVIGGTGYAGAHIVREAVSRGHEVVSISRSAPQTPIEGARYVQGSVLDLASLGDVFDEADAVISALSPRGDMQDAVLGALKSLIEKLSGTATRLGVVGGAGGSLVAPGGPRLFDTGFPDEYKHEAQVGIDSLELLQSTDEGLDWFFVHPAEVFGPWAEESAPAAIAMAATCSCGPKTAARRSRAPISPSP; this is encoded by the coding sequence ATGTCCCGCATCGTCGTCATCGGAGGAACCGGCTACGCCGGAGCACACATCGTCCGCGAGGCGGTGAGTCGCGGTCATGAGGTCGTCTCGATCTCGCGCTCCGCGCCGCAGACGCCGATCGAGGGCGCCCGGTACGTGCAGGGCAGCGTGCTGGATCTCGCGTCTCTGGGCGATGTCTTCGACGAAGCGGATGCCGTGATCTCGGCGCTGTCGCCACGTGGTGACATGCAGGATGCTGTGCTGGGCGCACTGAAGTCGCTCATCGAGAAGCTGTCGGGCACGGCGACGCGACTCGGCGTGGTCGGCGGCGCTGGCGGAAGCCTGGTCGCACCGGGCGGGCCGCGACTGTTCGACACGGGCTTCCCCGACGAGTACAAGCACGAGGCCCAGGTCGGCATCGATTCGCTCGAGCTGCTGCAGAGCACCGACGAGGGACTGGACTGGTTCTTCGTGCACCCTGCTGAGGTGTTCGGGCCATGGGCCGAGGAGAGCGCACCGGCAGCTATCGCGATGGCGGCGACGTGCTCGTGCGGGCCGAAGACGGCAGCTCGACGATCTCGGGCGCCGATTTCGCCATCGCCATGA